The Vibrio quintilis DNA window ATCGTGATGATTGTCAGCGGATTGCTGACGGTCCTGTTTACTTCGAGTGCGAATTCGATGGTACAGCTGAATTTATCTGAAGCGTTCCGCGGCCGGGTGATGAGTATTTATATTCTGGTATTCAACGGGTCTTCGGCAATTGGTAATTTTGTTGCCGGAATTGTGATGGAACATTATGACGCTCAGGTAGCTTATATGATTTGTGGTGGCTCAATTGTAGTGTTGATGGCGGTCGTCCGGTTTTTCAGGAAAAAGATGTTGCGTCCTTTGTCTGCTGAAGTGTAAACAAAGCTGGTTTGGATAAAATCCCGGGCAGCGTGGTGATACTGTCCGGGAAGTGTATCTGGCATGAATCAGAAATTCATTCTCAGGCCAATGCTGTAAGCATCGGTATCGTCATAAGCTTCATAACGAAATTCAGTCGAAATTTGATCGGTAATTTTAAACCCGGCGCCTGCACCCAGACCAAAATCAGAATCATCCCCTGATCCTTCGTAGCTGGTACCGCCGTAATTGACTGAAACCGTCAGGTCCGTATAAGACCAGGAAGGTGCAGCAAACAGGTAGATCCGGTTGGTTAAATCCAGTTCTGTTTTTACAGACAATGAAACAAAACTGGAGAGTTCAATGTCAAGAGATGAGCCGGCATAATTATAGGTATCAGAGACCACGCCGGTTCCCAGCCGGACCTCGGGCGTCAACCGAAACATTTTTCCCATATGCTCAGTGTAGCCAAATGTGGCTGCAACCCCGCCCAGAGTAATACTGTCATCGCCATCAGTCAGTTTTAGGTTGACATAATCAACGCCGGTTACCATGTTACCGCTAAATGCAAAAAAGGGTGTGGCAGTTAAAAGTGTTGCGGTTATCAGCTTTTTTATCATTGTTTTTTCCTTATAAAAATTAATGAGATAGAAATTTTTATGTCTGTGTTGCTGTAAAAATATCCATCTTATTTTGTTTTTTTTGAACGTCGTTTTATTTCTGGTGAGGATAATAAAAAACAATGTGCAAAATTTCAAGCTGATATATGAAATTTATTAACTATTCGTGTGGTTGAGTCTAGGTCGATGAATAAGGGAATAAGGAGGAACAATATAGAAAGTATTTGTCTTTATATGGAGAATGAGCAGAACAACCGCCTGAATGACGGATGTTCCGTGAGAAGCTCACTTATATCCTGGTGACCTCAATATGCATCTTGAGGTCATTTGGGTATAAACCTTATTAACGATGTACAGTTTCGGTTTCTTTCATCCTTGCTGTAAAGTGGCGAAGTACTTCGGGTTCGTATGTGAAGGTCAGGCCGTTAATTTTCCCGGCATTTGCTTTCACCTGCTCAAACGCCTCAATAATGAAATCCATATGGGTTTGGGTGTAGGTTGCGCGGGGAATTGTCAGACGAAGCAATTCAGCCGGGCAGGGAAGCTGCTCACCGGTTTGCGGATCACGTCCCAAAAGCAGCGAGCCGATTTCAACCGCCCGGATACCGGCAACTTTATAGAGTTCACAAGCCAGTGCATGGGCCGGGAACTGACTGGCCGGGATGTGGGGTAACAGTTTTCCTGCGTCAACAAATGCAGCGTGACCACCAGCCTGCTGGCAGCAGATACCAAGTGCTTCCAGCCCATTGACCAGATACTGTACCTGACTGATCCGGTAAGCCAGCCAGTCCTGACGCATGCCGTCATACAGACCCACAGCCAGCCGCTCCATGGCACCGCCTTCCAGTCCGCCGTAGGTCGGAAAACCTTCCTGCACCACACATAGAGTCCGGCATTCCTGAAAAACATCAGCCATGGATTCATCTTTAAAACAGAGTAGTCCGCCCATTTGAACCATGGCATCTTTTTTCGCTGACATTGCCAGCCCATCCGCATACTGATACATCTCCCGGGTGATGGATTCAATGCTCCGGTCCTGATAACCTGGCTCCCGCTGCTGAATGAAATAAGCATTTTCAGCAAAACGGGCTGAGTCCATGATCACCGGAATATCATATTTCCGGGCAATGGCATAAACTGCCTTCATATTCGCAATCGAAACGGGCTGCCCGCCGGCCGAGTTACAGGTGATGGTGCTGACAATATAAGGGACATTTTCTGCGCCAGCCTGAAGAATGGCGGTTTCAAGCTGGTCGGTATCAAAATTACCTTTGAAATCTGCATTGACTGCGGTATCAAAAGCGTCTCTGACGTAGACGTTTCTGATCTGGCAGCCGTTAATCTGTGTATGACCCTGAGTCGTATCGAAGAAATAATTGGAGAGTGCGACCATCCGTGACCGGTCAAGACCTTTCTCTTTTTCCCGCTTTTTAATGAGTACCGGAATATAGATCTGCTCTGCGCCGCGTCCCTGATGCGTCGGGATGGTCAGTGTATAGCCAAAAATATCTTTGACCGCATCAGCCAGTGCATAGAAACTGCGGCTGCCGCTATAAGCTTCATCTCCCCGCAGCATGGCTGCCTGCATGTTTTGTGTAATCGATCCTGTGCCACTGTCTGTCAGTAAATCAATAAACACATCTTCACTATCAAGCAGAAAAGGGTTCATCCCTGCTTTTACAATGGCCTGTTCCCGGTGTTTCCGGGTGGTGCGTTTGACTGGTTCTACAACACGAATACGAAATGGTTCTGGCAGATGTTTGAAATTTTCCATCATTTATCCTGAATTTCTTTAGCCCCGCAGCCGGTTTTTACCCGGCGCGGGCTTGATGCACTTTTGATCAGCGCGGTTACCGCAAGCGGCAGAAATCTGTACACACAATGCAACCAAAAACCGGGATGAGCTGAAAGTCAGCCGGAAGAATGCAAAACCATGTGTACCTGAAAACCCGAAAAGGGCAGAAAAACAGAATTATTGAGCAGGAAAGAAAAAGGCGATTTTGTAATCCAGAGTGATCCAATGACGGGATAGATTGAGCTGCGCCATATTTTCCTCCTGAATATGATTGATGATGGCGGAATGCCGTTCAGTAACAACTCAGCTAATCAATCATATTCTGTCTTGTGAGTCATGTCTGTAAAAGGGAATTTGTGATTTGTTTAACAATTTTTTAACCTGAGTCGGTCAATCTTTCAGATTGAATAAAGTTTGTACCTGAGAGTGCTTCAGTTCATCAGTGTCACAGTCCCCGAGAGCAACAGGCCCGAATACATGAGAGGTCTATTGTTTCACATCAGGAGACATGGTATGTATGGCATCGCCGGGTTAACGGCAGGGAGAATTATTTTTAGTTGTGTTCAGCTGCCAGACTGTATTCAATCCTGAGGGCATCCTATGAAAGAAATTCCGGAGCGTATTTTAGTCGCCGGTTCCACCGGTTATCTGGGAACGCATATTGTGCGTGAGCTGTTATCGAATCAGGCTGAGTTTAAAGCGCTGGCCAGAAATCAGCGCAAGTTGTCTGATATGGGGTTGGCTGATACGCAAATTCATCTTGCAGAAGTGACTGACCCGGTTTCACTGGCAGGCTGCTGTGATGGCATTGATGTGGTGATCTCCTGTGTGGGAATTACCCGCCAGAAAGATGGTGTCGGATATATGGGGGTCGACTTTCAGGGGAATCTCAATTTACTGAAAGAAGCGCAAAGGGCCGGGGTGAGGAAGTTTATTTATATTTCGGCGCTCAACGCGCCACAGTTTCCGGATGTCAGGTTGCTCAGGGCCAAAGAGTGCTTTGCACAACAGTTGCTTTCCTCTGATATTCCACAACCATGTGTCATTCGGCCGAATGGCTTTTTCTCCGATATCGAAGAAATGTACAGGATGGCCCGGTCAGGGCGGGTTTATCTGTTCGGGCGCGGAGAGAGCCGGCTGAATCCGATCCACGGTAGTGACCTCGCCCGCTTCTGTCTGGAAGCGATTGATAAGCCGGACAGAGAATCTGATATCGGCGGGCCTGATGTGTTGTCTCTGACGGACATTGCCCGGCTGGCATTTGCAGCACAGAATAAGCCGGAACGTATCACCTTTCTGCCAGACTGGATCCGGAAAGTCTGTTTGTCCGTCGCTGCAGTGCTGCCGGAAAAATATGCAGGTCCGGTGGAGTTTTTTCTGACAACGATCGCGAAAGATATGGTCGCACCGACATACGGGCATCACCGGTTGGATTCACATTTTCAACAGCTTGCGCAGACAGAAAACAGACCGTCCTGAAGTGTACCGTGAGAAGAAAAAAACCATCCGGTTCTGTATTTCCGGATGGTTTTTTCATGGATGGGCAACCCGGCTTCAAAGCCGTCAATCATCAGATGCCGGGATTAACTGTTCTCATACAGGTGACAGGTGATCCAGTGATCATAACCGGCATGCTGGTGATTATGCATTCGTGGTGCTTCTTTGCTGCAACGGTCTGTTGCATGTTTGCAGCGCGTCCTGAAAGTACAGCCACTTGGCGGATTCAGCGGTGACGGTACATCGCCTTCCAGCGGAATTTTATCGGACTGAATCGTTGGATCCGGTACCGGAATCGCTGAAAGCAGTGCCTGAGTATAAGGGTGTTTCGGATTGCGGTAGAGCTCTTCAGCCGGGGCCCGTTCAACCATCCGTCCCAGATACATGACACCGACTTCATCGCAAATGTGTTGTACCACGGCCAGATCATGCGCGATGAACAAAAACGAGATACCCCGGGTTTCCTGTAACTCAGCAATCAGATTAAGCACCTGCGCCTGAACGGACACATCCAGTGCAGAAACCGGTTCATCGGCAACAATCAGCTTCGGTTCAAGTACCAGTGCCCGGGCAATCCCGACCCGTTGTCGCTGACCACCGGAAAACTCGTGCGGATACCGGTTCAGGGCCTGAGGACGCAGGCCAACAATCTTCATTACTTCAGCGATTTTCGCTTCGCGCTCTTCAATTGTCCCGATATTATGGGTATCAAGCGGCTCGCGTAAAATGTCATGAATCGTCATTCGCGGACTCAGAGAGGCAAACGGATCCTGGAAGATGATCTGCATATGTTGACGCATTTCTTTCAGACGTTTGTTGTCCATCTGAACCACATCTTCCCCTTCAATCAACACTTCGCCTTCTGTCGGTTCAATTAACCGCAGAATACAGCGTCCGAGGGTTGATTTTCCGCAACCTGATTCCCCAACCAGCCCCAGGGTTTTTCCTTTATGGATCTTAAAACTGACATCATCGACCGCTTTACAAACCGGCATGTTGCGTTTCAAAAAACTTTTTCCGGCCTGAAAATGTTTCTTCAGACCGTTGACTTCAAGCAGTAATTCATCCGGTTTTACCGCTTCACTCAGTACTGTATCGCTCATCACGCCACCTCCGCGACTTTAAAACACGCCACTTTGTGGCCAGAGACCAGCTTGCCGTCTTTCTGTACATTGCGTAACACCGGCGAACTGTAATGGCAGTCGCTTCCTGCTTTTTCGCAACGGTCTGCGAAACGGCAGCCTTTCGGTAAATGAAACAGATCCGGGACCATGCCTTCAATGGTGGGTAAGCGCGGAATTTTCTTATCTCTGACGACCGGGATTGATTCTAATAATCCCTGTGTATACGGATGCTTCGGATTGGCAAAAATCTCTTCCACTGAACCCTGTTCGATCACTTCGCCACAGTACATTACCACAACCCGCTGACAGGATTCGGCCACAACCCCGAGGTCATGAGTTACCAGCACTACGGCCATGTCCAGCTCCTGTTTCAGGCGGAGCATTTCGTGCATCACCTGTGCCTGTATTGTCACATCAAGTGCGGTCGTCGGTTCGTCTGCTAATAACAGTGCCGGGTGGCAGGAGAGCGCCATTGCAATCATCACCCGCTGACGCATGCCGCCGGACAGCTGATGCGGATACTCATCCACCCGTTTTTCCGGGGAAGGAATACCAACCATACTCAGCATCTTAATGGCCCGGTTTTTGGCTTCTTTTTTTGATACCTGATTATGGTTACGAATGACATCGATCATCTGAGTACTGATTTTCAGCACCGGATTCAGTGCCGTCATCGGTTCCTGAAAAATCATCGAAATATCATTGCCGCGAATTTTGCGGTATTCCTTTTCACTCAGGCCAACCAGCTCACGTCCCTGAAACTGAATGCTCCCATCGACGATGTTTCCCGGCGGGGAAGGGACCAGCCCCATAATTGCCAGTGAACTCACTGATTTACCACAACCGGATTCACCAACAATAGCCACTGTTTCGCCGGGCATGACTTCAAAACTGACGCCATTAATCGCCCGGGCAATCCCCTTATCGGTATTAAACTCAACTGTGAGATTATCTACTTTCAGTAATGGTTCCTGCGATGCAGAATCTTGACTGGACATTACGACACCTTCCTTGGATCAAGTGCATCCTGTAGTGAATCAGAGAATGTATTAAACGCCAGCACCAGAACAAACAGCATGCCGGATGCGGCAAAAAAGTTACAGAAGTGGCCGGCCGTAACCTCGGTACTGGCTTCAGCAATCATCAGTCCCCAGCTAATGCTGTCTTTTACACCAAGGCCAAGGAAGCTGAGAATCACCTCACTCTTAATCGCCGTAATAAACAACAGCGTCATATCCACTAAAATGATATGGGACGTGTTCGGCATTAAATGTTTAAAGATAATTTTGTAGGTCGGAACACCTAAAGAGTGCGCCGCTTCGGTAAACTCCATATTTTTTAGTTTAATCACCTCACCCCGAATAACCCGGGCAGTACTGGTCCAGAATGCCATCGTCATCGCGATGTGCATGGCATATGGGTTATCTTCAAGGGCAACTGCGATTGCAGCAACCAAAAGAAAGTAGGGGATACAGTCGATACTGTTCATCAGCCACAGGATAAATTCATCCAGCACTGTGCCGGAGTAATACCCCATCAGTGAACCGGTTACAGCACCGATAAAGGTAGAGAAAACAGCGACAATTAAACCAACTTCAAAAGCCGTTTTAGTACTGTAGATGGCCCGCTGGAAAATATCCTGACCATTAATTGTGGTGCCAAACCAGTAAGTTGCTGATGGGCCCATCTGGCCACTGGCCAGTAATTGATCCCAGTTTTGGGCAATGAGCCCTGACCATGCCAGGACTGCAATAATAAAATATACACCGACCACAAACAGGCTCAGCATCCCGGTTTTATCCCGGGTAAATTTGACAAAAGCCTTTGTCCACAAGGACTCACGTTTCAGTGGTTTGTCGATCAGTTGTTCGTTAAGCATATCTGTCATTTCAAACTGTCTCTATTTTAATGAAATACGCGGATCGACCATTTTGTAGATCACATCGACGATGCTGACGACACCGATAAATAAAAGGGTGACTAATACAATAACGGCTTTCAGCACCGGTAAATCTCCGGTGGTTATCGCCTCGTAAGTTGTCAGACCGACACCCGGTATACCAAAGTAGCTTTCAAGTAATAAAGAGCCACCCACAAGCACGAAAGGAATCGAGAAAATGATTCGTGTCAGAATCGGAATCAGTGAATTCTTCAGTACATGTTTAAAAAGGATACGGATTGAAGAGTGCCCAAACGCTCTGGCTGTCCGGATATGATCCCGTGTCATTTCTTCAACGATAATTGCCCGGTAAAATCGGGTGCTGTAACCGACAGAAACAAACACTGAACAAAGCGTTGGCACGGTGACGTAATACAGGTAATCGGACAGGGAATGAACTTCCCAGCCATAGACCGGGAAGAGGTTCAATCCATAACTGGAACAAAAGATTAATTGCAGCGCGATGATCACAATCAGATAAGAGATACTCATGCCAATCACAGAAGAAGACATCACTGCTTTATCAATCCATTTGCCGCGATGATGGGCGGCAAACAATCCCAGTCCGACACTGATAATATGGCCGAGGAAGAAACCCGGTAAGCCCAATGCCAGAGAAATCGGAATGGTATCCGCAAGGATTTTGGTGACTTCTTCGCCGCTGGAATC harbors:
- a CDS encoding outer membrane beta-barrel protein; protein product: MIKKLITATLLTATPFFAFSGNMVTGVDYVNLKLTDGDDSITLGGVAATFGYTEHMGKMFRLTPEVRLGTGVVSDTYNYAGSSLDIELSSFVSLSVKTELDLTNRIYLFAAPSWSYTDLTVSVNYGGTSYEGSGDDSDFGLGAGAGFKITDQISTEFRYEAYDDTDAYSIGLRMNF
- the tnaA gene encoding tryptophanase; this translates as MENFKHLPEPFRIRVVEPVKRTTRKHREQAIVKAGMNPFLLDSEDVFIDLLTDSGTGSITQNMQAAMLRGDEAYSGSRSFYALADAVKDIFGYTLTIPTHQGRGAEQIYIPVLIKKREKEKGLDRSRMVALSNYFFDTTQGHTQINGCQIRNVYVRDAFDTAVNADFKGNFDTDQLETAILQAGAENVPYIVSTITCNSAGGQPVSIANMKAVYAIARKYDIPVIMDSARFAENAYFIQQREPGYQDRSIESITREMYQYADGLAMSAKKDAMVQMGGLLCFKDESMADVFQECRTLCVVQEGFPTYGGLEGGAMERLAVGLYDGMRQDWLAYRISQVQYLVNGLEALGICCQQAGGHAAFVDAGKLLPHIPASQFPAHALACELYKVAGIRAVEIGSLLLGRDPQTGEQLPCPAELLRLTIPRATYTQTHMDFIIEAFEQVKANAGKINGLTFTYEPEVLRHFTARMKETETVHR
- the tnaC gene encoding tryptophanase leader peptide; this encodes MAQLNLSRHWITLDYKIAFFFPAQ
- a CDS encoding SDR family oxidoreductase, encoding MKEIPERILVAGSTGYLGTHIVRELLSNQAEFKALARNQRKLSDMGLADTQIHLAEVTDPVSLAGCCDGIDVVISCVGITRQKDGVGYMGVDFQGNLNLLKEAQRAGVRKFIYISALNAPQFPDVRLLRAKECFAQQLLSSDIPQPCVIRPNGFFSDIEEMYRMARSGRVYLFGRGESRLNPIHGSDLARFCLEAIDKPDRESDIGGPDVLSLTDIARLAFAAQNKPERITFLPDWIRKVCLSVAAVLPEKYAGPVEFFLTTIAKDMVAPTYGHHRLDSHFQQLAQTENRPS
- a CDS encoding ABC transporter ATP-binding protein, coding for MSDTVLSEAVKPDELLLEVNGLKKHFQAGKSFLKRNMPVCKAVDDVSFKIHKGKTLGLVGESGCGKSTLGRCILRLIEPTEGEVLIEGEDVVQMDNKRLKEMRQHMQIIFQDPFASLSPRMTIHDILREPLDTHNIGTIEEREAKIAEVMKIVGLRPQALNRYPHEFSGGQRQRVGIARALVLEPKLIVADEPVSALDVSVQAQVLNLIAELQETRGISFLFIAHDLAVVQHICDEVGVMYLGRMVERAPAEELYRNPKHPYTQALLSAIPVPDPTIQSDKIPLEGDVPSPLNPPSGCTFRTRCKHATDRCSKEAPRMHNHQHAGYDHWITCHLYENS
- a CDS encoding ABC transporter ATP-binding protein codes for the protein MSSQDSASQEPLLKVDNLTVEFNTDKGIARAINGVSFEVMPGETVAIVGESGCGKSVSSLAIMGLVPSPPGNIVDGSIQFQGRELVGLSEKEYRKIRGNDISMIFQEPMTALNPVLKISTQMIDVIRNHNQVSKKEAKNRAIKMLSMVGIPSPEKRVDEYPHQLSGGMRQRVMIAMALSCHPALLLADEPTTALDVTIQAQVMHEMLRLKQELDMAVVLVTHDLGVVAESCQRVVVMYCGEVIEQGSVEEIFANPKHPYTQGLLESIPVVRDKKIPRLPTIEGMVPDLFHLPKGCRFADRCEKAGSDCHYSSPVLRNVQKDGKLVSGHKVACFKVAEVA
- a CDS encoding ABC transporter permease is translated as MTDMLNEQLIDKPLKRESLWTKAFVKFTRDKTGMLSLFVVGVYFIIAVLAWSGLIAQNWDQLLASGQMGPSATYWFGTTINGQDIFQRAIYSTKTAFEVGLIVAVFSTFIGAVTGSLMGYYSGTVLDEFILWLMNSIDCIPYFLLVAAIAVALEDNPYAMHIAMTMAFWTSTARVIRGEVIKLKNMEFTEAAHSLGVPTYKIIFKHLMPNTSHIILVDMTLLFITAIKSEVILSFLGLGVKDSISWGLMIAEASTEVTAGHFCNFFAASGMLFVLVLAFNTFSDSLQDALDPRKVS
- a CDS encoding ABC transporter permease, which translates into the protein METLRYCVRKLIYSLPLLLGVTLISFVLMVYFGPDKTYDLLGRNPTIQDIQNIRHQLGYDQPFLVRYIDYLRQIVTFDFGYSDSSGEEVTKILADTIPISLALGLPGFFLGHIISVGLGLFAAHHRGKWIDKAVMSSSVIGMSISYLIVIIALQLIFCSSYGLNLFPVYGWEVHSLSDYLYYVTVPTLCSVFVSVGYSTRFYRAIIVEEMTRDHIRTARAFGHSSIRILFKHVLKNSLIPILTRIIFSIPFVLVGGSLLLESYFGIPGVGLTTYEAITTGDLPVLKAVIVLVTLLFIGVVSIVDVIYKMVDPRISLK